The genomic DNA GTCGTGATCCATATATCAAACTCAGATGATTCGTGTTGCCGTAATGAAGCTTCAAGCTTGTCTTCTTTAACACAAGATAAAGTCACATATCTACCATCCTTAATGGTAGAAGGCATAGGCAGAAGCGGCCCGAATCGctctcttgtaaaatcaaaacatattatgTGATTGTTATGACTTTCTGAGCTCCTTTCGTTAGCACACCAATAAGTGTTTCCCTTAATAGAAACACAATCGGAACCAAGATATATACTCCAGTGTGGAGTGACATCAAGAGTTTTCCATATACCATAGTCAAAATCATAGATTTCGTACCAAAAAACTTCATATGGTCTATTCCCATAATAATCTATAAACCTCAAGAATATAACGCTACGACAAGATTTCTTATCATGGTATCCGAGAGCATAATTGAAATTATCACATCCGCGTGGACGGTGAGAGTATCGGAATTTGATCCACCTAGTTTGCGCCAAATACGGATTCCAAACCACAATCCTACTAACCTCTTGCAAGATGCACAACAACAAACCCTCAAAGTGGAGAATTCTAGATATAGTTACTTGATTGTTACGGGAACGAAGTTGACCTATAAACTTTATAGATGGATCAAAGTTGACGACGCGACTCATTAAATAAAGACCGTGAGACTCCTTCATGATCA from Camelina sativa cultivar DH55 chromosome 2, Cs, whole genome shotgun sequence includes the following:
- the LOC104749461 gene encoding putative F-box protein At5g41510, producing MTRSRTRTKISNLPRDLIEEIISRAPWKSMKAVRLTCKSWNNIAKSESFTKMYIGKVTREREATMIMKESHGLYLMSRVVNFDPSIKFIGQLRSRNNQVTISRILHFEGLLLCILQEVSRIVVWNPYLAQTRWIKFRYSHRPRGCDNFNYALGYHDKKSCRSVIFLRFIDYYGNRPYEVFWYEIYDFDYGIWKTLDVTPHWSIYLGSDCVSIKGNTYWCANERSSESHNNHIICFDFTRERFGPLLPMPSTIKDGRYVTLSCVKEDKLEASLRQHESSEFDIWITTKIEVEIVTWCKFLRIDMRPKVDYPPCFFIDEEKKIYMYFSRDYEGPYRFKTYMNIIGEAGYLKKLDVQRYAYDIELEAE